One Thermodesulfobacteriota bacterium genomic region harbors:
- the hemG gene encoding protoporphyrinogen oxidase: MPKRVIVIGGGITGLSAAHRLSELGRDKNLNLEITLLERSDRLGGVISTVERHGFTIEEGPDSFITSKPWGLNLSSRLGLESELIETNREKRRTYILIGGKLVTLPEGFFMLAPTRIMPFLRTPLFTWRGKARMLMDLVLPKNPRPDESLTSFVTRRLGREALERAAQPMISGIYTADPDRLSLRATMPQILEMEERYGSVIKGMYQSYRSRKKSAGVESGARYSLFVSYRNGMKTLVEALVKKIPDGSIKTGVPVDGIKEAYDGWEVTTGEGILNADGVVVTTPAYLTAGLLENAAGECAALLREIEYASSAVVILAYNKGDIDAALDGLGFVVPRLENSSMIACSFSSEKFPGRAPEGYTYLRVFVGGAVRPDMYRMEDARIIEAVEGELSRLLRIKSDPVFTIIKRYPEAMPQYHVGHGELVERIQREIKKLDGVEVAGNAFGGVGIPDCINSGERAAERLLQSLYSGNI, encoded by the coding sequence ATGCCTAAGCGGGTAATCGTTATAGGGGGAGGTATCACCGGCCTAAGCGCCGCACACCGCCTTTCCGAGCTCGGCAGAGACAAAAACCTGAACCTCGAAATCACCCTCCTCGAAAGATCGGACAGGTTAGGCGGAGTGATCTCCACGGTAGAGAGGCACGGGTTCACGATCGAAGAAGGTCCCGATTCGTTCATAACCTCGAAACCCTGGGGTCTCAACCTCTCGTCGAGGCTCGGACTCGAAAGCGAGCTTATCGAGACCAACAGGGAAAAAAGACGCACGTATATTCTCATAGGCGGGAAGCTCGTCACGTTGCCCGAAGGGTTCTTTATGCTCGCGCCTACCCGTATAATGCCCTTCCTCAGGACCCCGCTCTTCACGTGGAGGGGGAAAGCTAGGATGCTCATGGACCTCGTTTTACCGAAGAACCCGCGTCCCGACGAGAGCCTCACGTCCTTCGTTACGAGGCGTCTCGGCAGAGAGGCCCTGGAGCGGGCCGCCCAGCCGATGATAAGCGGCATATATACGGCCGACCCCGATAGACTCAGTCTCAGGGCCACAATGCCCCAGATACTCGAGATGGAGGAAAGATACGGGAGCGTCATCAAGGGCATGTATCAAAGCTACAGGAGCAGAAAGAAATCAGCCGGGGTCGAGAGCGGAGCCAGGTACAGCCTCTTCGTTTCGTACAGGAACGGAATGAAAACACTCGTAGAGGCCCTCGTAAAAAAGATACCGGACGGGTCAATAAAGACCGGTGTTCCGGTGGATGGAATCAAGGAGGCGTACGACGGCTGGGAGGTAACTACAGGGGAGGGAATACTTAACGCGGACGGGGTCGTCGTTACGACGCCGGCTTATCTCACGGCCGGGCTTCTGGAGAACGCGGCCGGAGAGTGCGCGGCTCTCCTGAGAGAGATCGAATACGCATCGTCAGCCGTCGTGATACTCGCATACAATAAGGGCGACATCGATGCCGCGCTCGACGGATTGGGGTTCGTCGTACCGAGGCTCGAGAACAGCAGCATGATCGCCTGCTCGTTCAGCAGCGAGAAATTCCCCGGGAGGGCTCCCGAGGGTTATACGTATCTCCGCGTCTTTGTCGGCGGAGCCGTGAGACCGGATATGTACAGGATGGAAGACGCCCGTATAATCGAGGCAGTCGAAGGTGAGTTAAGCCGGCTCCTCCGTATAAAATCAGACCCCGTATTCACGATTATAAAAAGGTACCCCGAGGCAATGCCGCAGTATCACGTCGGGCACGGAGAGCTCGTCGAGAGGATACAGAGGGAGATAAAGAAGCTCGACGGGGTAGAGGTCGCCGGAAACGCATTCGGGGGAGTCGGGATACCGGACTGCATAAACTCCGGGGAGAGGGCGGCCGAAAGGCTGCTCCAGTCTCTTTACTCAGGCAATATCTGA
- a CDS encoding ATP-binding protein translates to MRQIGLRAEILVNILFITAVAMFLIGVIAFKVTERYAVQGKIDGVDIMITALEGSYLRNNDIEGGMEFLKGALDPGGWGLIAGDGERFYSSTTGGKSGEGSGDPLILEAMRTGSRVTEVEGVNFPPLSSYEAVKVAAPVRMPGNTRGTVLIYQPLSSLEDSLVLSQRLIALWIILFLIIIALFGFYILSRRIVGPVHELIKTTEKIGAGRFPESADIGRVKEINQLYSSLRAMYDEIENGKKRLRDKISELEEINAELKLTQKELIAAEKLASLGQLSAGIAHEIGNPLSAIKGYAEVLKRAPGIDDGKRDGIVGDILREVSRVDRIIRTLLDYSRPRKSSPQIVDVNSVISETAEILRSQGALRDITLTLDLSGDMPAIIADPGQLAQVIINLVLNSRDALRGRGEIAISTSREGDTGAVISVRDNGEGIPGDIIDRIFDPFFTTKDPGHGTGLGLSVSARIVEAFEGVIKVESAQGSGALFTITFPAARGYMNAENFGN, encoded by the coding sequence ATGAGACAGATAGGGCTCAGAGCGGAAATTCTCGTCAACATACTCTTCATAACTGCGGTCGCCATGTTCCTGATAGGCGTGATCGCGTTTAAGGTGACGGAGAGGTACGCCGTCCAGGGGAAAATAGACGGCGTCGATATAATGATCACGGCGCTCGAGGGCTCATACCTCAGGAACAACGATATAGAGGGCGGAATGGAATTCCTGAAAGGCGCTCTCGATCCGGGCGGATGGGGTCTTATTGCGGGGGACGGCGAAAGATTCTATTCCAGCACGACCGGCGGAAAGAGCGGAGAAGGAAGCGGAGACCCGCTGATACTCGAAGCGATGAGGACGGGGAGCAGGGTGACCGAGGTCGAGGGCGTTAACTTCCCTCCATTATCTTCGTATGAAGCGGTCAAGGTCGCAGCCCCGGTAAGGATGCCGGGCAATACGAGAGGTACGGTCCTCATCTACCAGCCGCTTTCGTCTCTTGAGGACAGCCTTGTCTTGAGCCAGAGGCTCATCGCTCTCTGGATAATCCTTTTCCTGATTATTATCGCGCTCTTCGGTTTCTACATACTTTCGAGGAGGATAGTGGGGCCGGTGCACGAGCTCATAAAGACGACTGAGAAGATAGGCGCCGGCAGGTTCCCGGAATCCGCCGATATCGGCAGGGTGAAGGAAATCAACCAGCTTTACTCTTCGCTCCGTGCGATGTATGACGAGATAGAGAACGGAAAAAAGAGGCTCAGGGACAAGATAAGTGAGCTCGAGGAGATAAACGCAGAGCTCAAGTTGACGCAGAAGGAGCTTATAGCGGCTGAGAAGCTGGCCTCTCTGGGACAGCTTTCTGCGGGAATCGCACACGAGATAGGGAACCCCCTCTCCGCGATAAAGGGCTATGCCGAAGTGCTCAAGAGAGCGCCCGGTATAGACGACGGTAAAAGGGACGGCATCGTAGGCGATATACTCAGAGAAGTGAGCCGCGTCGACAGAATTATAAGGACGCTTCTCGATTATTCGCGGCCGAGGAAAAGCTCGCCCCAGATCGTAGACGTGAACTCGGTGATTTCGGAGACAGCAGAGATACTTAGGAGCCAGGGCGCGCTCAGGGATATCACGCTCACTCTCGACCTGTCAGGCGACATGCCCGCGATAATCGCCGACCCCGGGCAGCTCGCTCAGGTAATAATCAACCTCGTGCTCAATTCCCGTGACGCACTCCGCGGCCGTGGGGAAATCGCTATCTCGACGTCGCGGGAAGGGGATACCGGAGCGGTGATATCGGTGCGGGACAACGGCGAGGGAATACCCGGAGATATAATCGACAGGATATTCGACCCCTTCTTTACAACGAAAGACCCGGGTCACGGCACAGGCCTCGGACTCTCGGTCTCGGCCAGGATAGTGGAGGCGTTCGAAGGCGTGATCAAGGTAGAGAGCGCCCAGGGGAGCGGGGCGCTGTTCACTATAACTTTCCCTGCCGCGAGAGGTTACATGAATGCAGAAAATTTTGGTAATTGA
- a CDS encoding DUF4126 domain-containing protein produces the protein MDTLLSVFVGVGLSAACGFRVFVPLLVMSIASITGQMTLSPEFEWIGTYPAVAAFAIATIFEIAAYYIPWVDNLLDTVAIPAATVAGTIVMASAVSEMSPFLKWALAVIVGGGVAGTVQGFTTITRIASTATTGGLGNPVVSTVEAGGSLLMSILAIAVPVLAVIGAAAIIFVAWRKIYLWLAGRHRLQPRHE, from the coding sequence ATGGACACACTGCTTAGTGTTTTCGTGGGGGTGGGCCTTAGCGCCGCCTGCGGTTTCAGGGTATTCGTCCCCTTGCTCGTAATGAGCATAGCGTCTATTACCGGGCAGATGACATTATCCCCCGAATTCGAATGGATCGGCACCTATCCCGCTGTCGCGGCTTTCGCGATAGCGACGATATTCGAGATAGCGGCTTACTACATTCCCTGGGTGGACAACCTCCTCGATACGGTCGCAATACCCGCGGCCACTGTGGCGGGCACTATCGTAATGGCTTCAGCGGTCTCGGAGATGAGCCCCTTCCTCAAATGGGCGCTGGCTGTGATCGTGGGCGGCGGTGTCGCGGGCACTGTCCAGGGTTTCACCACCATTACCCGCATCGCGTCCACTGCCACGACCGGAGGACTGGGCAACCCCGTCGTTTCCACTGTCGAGGCGGGCGGCTCTTTACTGATGTCGATACTCGCGATCGCGGTCCCGGTTCTCGCCGTCATAGGCGCGGCTGCGATTATTTTCGTCGCGTGGAGAAAGATCTACCTCTGGCTTGCCGGCAGACACAGGCTCCAGCCCCGCCACGAATGA
- a CDS encoding DNA replication/repair protein RecF, with amino-acid sequence MTLRNFRSYAAENFSFHEGINLIYGDNAQGKTNLLEAIHLLLMQRPFKQVRFEELISFGASECRIKGEVESEAGIDEVHVLLNREKKTVTLNGKVVHKPSRILGRYNVVSFLPSDIELVKGSPQGRRRYLDALICTLEPAHLRDLKLYHRSLLQRNAVLAKASGLTPGMLEVWDEKLAETGSLVVSRRLRYIDKIVPHMRRIYRLTSGDDADVDMLYRSSALITDGLAEAFRRELASRFERDRRRGHTTFGPHRDAVGFTIRGKDTSLYASQGEAKNLALALKSSEIELVRASLGKTPILLLDDVTSELDEKRKGFLFGLLDGFPGQIFITSTSLGEIRLKGEMKAFHIRAGRAEQRQVKR; translated from the coding sequence TTGACACTTAGAAACTTCAGGTCCTATGCGGCCGAAAATTTTTCTTTCCACGAGGGAATAAACCTTATATACGGGGACAACGCGCAGGGCAAGACAAACCTGCTCGAGGCCATACACCTGCTCCTGATGCAGAGACCATTCAAGCAGGTGAGGTTCGAGGAGCTCATCAGCTTCGGAGCCTCCGAATGCAGGATCAAGGGCGAGGTGGAATCGGAGGCGGGGATCGACGAGGTGCATGTTCTTCTGAACCGCGAGAAGAAAACCGTCACGCTCAACGGTAAGGTCGTGCACAAGCCGTCGAGGATACTGGGTAGGTATAACGTCGTATCCTTCCTCCCTTCTGACATCGAGCTCGTAAAGGGGAGCCCGCAGGGGAGACGCAGGTATCTGGACGCGCTCATCTGCACGCTCGAGCCCGCTCATCTCCGCGACCTCAAGCTCTACCACCGCTCGCTCCTCCAGAGAAACGCGGTCCTGGCTAAAGCGTCCGGCCTGACTCCGGGGATGCTCGAGGTGTGGGACGAGAAGCTCGCCGAAACCGGGAGCCTCGTCGTATCCAGGAGGCTCCGGTATATAGATAAGATAGTCCCTCACATGAGGCGCATATACAGGCTCACGTCCGGCGACGATGCGGATGTGGACATGCTTTACAGGAGCTCCGCCCTCATAACGGACGGCCTGGCAGAGGCGTTCAGAAGAGAGCTCGCTTCAAGGTTCGAAAGAGACAGGAGGCGGGGGCATACGACTTTCGGGCCTCACAGGGACGCTGTTGGGTTCACGATACGCGGTAAAGACACGTCCCTCTACGCGTCCCAGGGAGAGGCGAAGAACCTCGCGCTCGCGCTGAAGTCGTCCGAGATAGAGCTCGTGAGAGCATCGCTCGGCAAAACCCCGATCCTCCTCCTCGACGACGTTACGAGCGAACTCGACGAAAAGAGAAAGGGGTTTCTCTTCGGTCTCCTCGACGGGTTCCCTGGGCAGATATTCATCACTTCGACGAGCCTCGGGGAGATAAGACTTAAGGGTGAGATGAAGGCATTCCATATCAGGGCCGGAAGGGCGGAACAGAGGCAGGTAAAGCGGTGA
- a CDS encoding PaaI family thioesterase: protein MSGKAFQDYWEKNKCWGCGSGNEHGLHLKSFWEGDESVSVFLPSRNHKAGPDEYLNGGIIATVIDCHSICTAIADAYRVEGRELNSEPFIWYVTASMKIDYHKPTPIEKPVTLRAGVEKREGKKTVVSCGLYSDGVECARGEVLAVRVSPEKWFK, encoded by the coding sequence ATGAGCGGGAAAGCGTTTCAGGATTACTGGGAAAAGAACAAGTGCTGGGGTTGCGGCAGCGGGAACGAGCACGGCCTCCATCTGAAGAGCTTCTGGGAGGGCGACGAATCCGTTTCGGTCTTCCTGCCGTCTAGAAACCATAAGGCGGGCCCTGACGAGTATCTGAACGGCGGGATTATCGCCACGGTCATAGACTGTCATTCCATTTGCACTGCTATAGCGGACGCGTACAGGGTGGAAGGGAGGGAGCTAAACAGCGAGCCATTCATCTGGTACGTTACGGCTTCGATGAAGATCGATTATCACAAGCCTACTCCTATAGAAAAGCCCGTGACTCTCCGGGCGGGTGTGGAAAAGAGGGAAGGGAAAAAGACCGTCGTATCCTGCGGACTGTATTCGGACGGCGTCGAGTGCGCGCGCGGGGAAGTACTCGCCGTACGCGTATCGCCCGAGAAATGGTTTAAGTAG
- a CDS encoding prepilin peptidase, giving the protein MSEREVLLYVFSFILGSVIGSFLNVCIYRLPRGESIAFPPSHCTSCGRGIRFYNNIPILSYIILRGKCADCGSRIPLRYPIVELISGITLTGLFYKFGLSLDALFYALLVYSLIAVTFIDLSHMIIPNAITIPGAVVGLIFNALVTDWGKSRDLLGAFSWSLENFFGVLNEVPFLDSVFGLVTGGGLLFLIAFLYIAVRKQEGMGMGDVKLLAMIGAFLGWKGVVFVMLVSSLLGTITGLSIILYKKGDLKYALPFGPFISLAAVIYVFTGGFSLIN; this is encoded by the coding sequence GTGTCTGAAAGAGAGGTACTCCTTTACGTATTTTCATTCATACTCGGATCCGTAATCGGCAGCTTTTTGAACGTCTGTATATACAGGCTGCCTCGGGGGGAGTCCATTGCATTCCCCCCCTCTCACTGCACGTCCTGCGGTAGGGGGATAAGGTTCTACAACAATATCCCCATCCTCAGCTATATAATTCTCCGAGGGAAGTGCGCCGACTGCGGCTCGCGTATACCGCTCCGTTATCCGATAGTCGAGCTTATCTCGGGCATTACCCTTACGGGCCTATTCTACAAATTCGGCCTCTCTCTCGATGCTTTATTCTACGCGCTTCTAGTGTATTCTCTCATCGCAGTCACGTTCATCGATCTCTCTCACATGATAATCCCGAACGCGATAACTATACCGGGCGCCGTCGTAGGATTAATCTTTAATGCGCTCGTAACTGACTGGGGAAAGAGCAGGGATCTCCTGGGGGCGTTCAGCTGGAGCCTCGAAAATTTTTTCGGGGTTCTCAACGAAGTGCCCTTCCTCGACTCCGTATTCGGGCTCGTCACGGGCGGTGGACTCCTGTTCCTGATCGCTTTTCTCTACATCGCCGTAAGGAAGCAGGAGGGGATGGGGATGGGGGACGTTAAGCTCCTCGCGATGATAGGGGCGTTCCTCGGCTGGAAGGGCGTCGTTTTCGTCATGCTCGTGAGCTCACTCCTCGGAACGATTACAGGGCTCTCCATAATCCTCTATAAGAAGGGAGACCTTAAATACGCCCTCCCCTTCGGCCCTTTCATTTCCCTCGCCGCCGTAATTTACGTATTTACGGGCGGCTTCAGTCTCATAAATTAA
- a CDS encoding sigma-54 dependent transcriptional regulator: MQKILVIDDEKGIRDSLSLIFKMEGYEAESVDNAKSGLALIDEGNRFDFIICDIKLPGMGGMEFLEEMRERDLSPVIIMISAYGTVDSSIEAIKKGADDYINKPINTEELVLRMRMAVERQRLRLKNIYLEKEIGARGEFRDIVYESERMEEVIKLSEKASQFKTTVLISGESGTGKELIAKAIHNGGPWKEGPFIAVNCAAIPETLMESELFGYAKGAFSGADSSKRGLIEEAHGGTLFLDEIGEFPLSLQSKLLRVLQEGEMRRLGDTKLMKTDSRVIAATSRDLVRDVEDGRFRNDLYYRLSVFPITIPPLRERKEDIPPLVGHFIAKYNGRLKRRIAGTAPEVMTVLMNYDWPGNVRELENVIERAMILSDSEYIQKIELGEAQQKKSPSPESWFDTLSYEEARHRIERSYIEKALADARGNRTKAAKILGISRRSLLYKLKEQKEN, from the coding sequence ATGCAGAAAATTTTGGTAATTGACGACGAGAAGGGAATACGGGATTCGTTGTCGCTGATATTCAAGATGGAGGGTTACGAAGCGGAGAGCGTCGATAACGCGAAGTCCGGCCTTGCGCTTATCGACGAGGGCAACAGGTTCGACTTCATTATATGCGATATAAAGCTCCCCGGAATGGGGGGTATGGAATTCCTGGAAGAGATGAGGGAGAGGGACCTTTCACCCGTCATAATCATGATCTCCGCCTACGGGACTGTGGACAGCTCCATAGAGGCTATTAAAAAGGGGGCTGACGATTATATAAACAAGCCGATAAACACGGAAGAGCTTGTCCTCAGGATGCGGATGGCGGTAGAGAGACAGCGCCTCAGGCTAAAAAATATCTACCTCGAGAAGGAAATCGGAGCCCGGGGAGAGTTCCGGGATATAGTCTACGAGAGCGAACGGATGGAAGAGGTCATAAAGCTCTCGGAAAAAGCGAGTCAGTTCAAGACCACCGTCCTGATTTCGGGTGAGAGCGGGACGGGAAAGGAGCTCATAGCCAAGGCCATACATAACGGGGGCCCTTGGAAGGAAGGCCCGTTTATCGCCGTCAACTGCGCCGCTATACCCGAGACGCTCATGGAGAGCGAGCTTTTCGGGTACGCGAAGGGGGCGTTCAGCGGGGCCGACAGCTCGAAGAGAGGGTTGATTGAAGAGGCCCACGGAGGGACCCTGTTCCTCGACGAGATCGGAGAATTCCCGTTATCGCTCCAGTCGAAGCTGCTGCGGGTCCTCCAGGAGGGAGAGATGAGGAGGCTCGGCGACACCAAGCTTATGAAGACGGACTCGAGGGTGATCGCCGCCACCTCCCGGGACCTCGTACGGGATGTGGAAGACGGGAGGTTCAGGAACGACCTCTACTACAGGCTGAGCGTATTCCCGATCACCATCCCTCCGCTGAGGGAGAGGAAGGAGGATATTCCCCCGCTCGTCGGCCATTTCATCGCCAAATACAACGGACGGTTAAAACGGCGGATCGCGGGCACAGCACCGGAAGTGATGACGGTCTTAATGAATTATGACTGGCCCGGCAACGTGAGAGAGCTCGAGAACGTAATAGAAAGGGCCATGATTCTCTCGGACTCGGAATATATACAGAAAATAGAGCTCGGCGAGGCTCAGCAGAAAAAAAGCCCGAGCCCCGAATCCTGGTTCGACACGCTATCCTACGAAGAAGCCAGGCACAGGATCGAGAGGTCGTACATCGAGAAGGCCCTAGCGGATGCCCGCGGCAACCGCACGAAGGCCGCTAAGATACTGGGGATAAGCCGCCGCTCTCTCCTCTATAAGCTGAAGGAGCAGAAGGAAAACTGA
- a CDS encoding CDC48 family AAA ATPase, whose amino-acid sequence MIALKICELAKKDAGKGFARLNPGDMREIGVDPWDLVEIGGKRKTIVRVMPLDKSLTDKSIIEIDGVTRENARVELDEHVFVKKIENKSATKVVLAPRNMDILYNGNENKYLLDRLDGYPITVGDKIRVKLPNSGLEDFQVIGVIPSDSSTIRSTTKVDIKRKPKVKFDSSRVSFQDIGGLKEQITKVREIVEIPLKYPQLFDKLGIDPPRGILLVGPPGSGKTLLAKAVAHETNANFQVINGPEIMHKFYGESEARLRDIFEIAARNQPSIIFLDELDAIAPKRDKVSGDVEKRIVSQLLSLMDGLKHRGNIVVIGATNLPSAIDPALRRPGRFDREVALEVPDRNGRAQIFEVHTRGMPLDDDIDIERLADLTHGFVGADIENLCREAAMKSLRKTLPDYEDGEEELLFKNGNLAPIKVGMGDFMEALKEVEPSAIREIFVEISEVTWDDIGGLKDIKDKLVEAVIWPIIHKDLFEITETKAPKGILLCGPPGTGKTLLAKALANQSGANFISVKGAELLSKYVGESEQAVRDVFKKAKQVAPCIVFFDEIDALAPPRRESDGTRVSERVVSQLLTEMDGVEDLREVLILAATNRIDIVDPALLRSGRFDLIFNIPYPDEDELHEILKIHTRGKPIAKEAMLREIARKTAGLSGADIELLCQRASIIAIREHLRNRKKAIKITEGHFDEALSELRSKTIANADSNNMRPEKESV is encoded by the coding sequence ATGATAGCTCTCAAGATATGCGAGTTGGCGAAGAAGGACGCGGGCAAGGGCTTCGCCCGCCTTAATCCGGGGGATATGCGCGAGATCGGGGTCGATCCGTGGGACCTCGTAGAGATAGGCGGGAAAAGAAAAACCATAGTACGCGTCATGCCCCTCGACAAGTCCCTTACCGACAAATCGATAATAGAGATTGACGGCGTAACCAGAGAAAACGCGCGCGTCGAGCTCGACGAGCACGTATTCGTCAAGAAGATCGAGAACAAATCGGCCACCAAGGTGGTTCTCGCGCCGAGGAACATGGACATACTCTACAACGGGAACGAAAACAAGTATCTCCTCGACAGGCTCGACGGTTACCCCATCACGGTGGGGGACAAGATACGGGTCAAGCTGCCTAATTCGGGGCTCGAGGACTTCCAGGTCATAGGAGTGATACCGTCCGATTCGTCCACGATAAGATCCACGACCAAGGTGGACATAAAAAGGAAGCCCAAGGTAAAGTTCGACAGCTCCCGCGTGAGCTTCCAGGACATCGGGGGATTGAAAGAACAGATAACGAAGGTGAGAGAGATCGTCGAGATCCCTCTCAAGTACCCCCAGCTCTTCGACAAGCTCGGTATAGACCCGCCGAGGGGAATCCTTCTTGTAGGTCCTCCCGGGAGCGGAAAGACGCTCCTCGCCAAGGCCGTAGCCCACGAGACAAACGCCAACTTCCAGGTCATAAACGGCCCCGAGATAATGCACAAGTTCTATGGCGAGAGCGAAGCCAGGCTCAGGGATATATTCGAGATAGCCGCGAGGAACCAGCCGTCGATAATCTTCCTCGACGAGCTGGACGCGATCGCGCCCAAGAGGGACAAGGTATCGGGCGACGTGGAAAAAAGAATTGTATCCCAGCTCCTCTCGCTCATGGACGGACTCAAGCACAGGGGAAATATCGTGGTCATCGGTGCTACGAACCTGCCCTCTGCCATAGACCCTGCGCTCAGGAGGCCCGGGAGGTTCGACAGGGAAGTCGCGCTCGAAGTGCCCGACAGGAACGGGCGTGCGCAGATATTCGAAGTCCACACACGCGGCATGCCGCTTGACGACGACATCGACATCGAGCGCCTGGCCGACCTCACGCACGGGTTCGTTGGGGCAGACATAGAGAACCTCTGCCGCGAGGCGGCGATGAAATCATTAAGGAAGACACTCCCCGACTACGAAGACGGGGAAGAAGAGCTCCTGTTCAAGAACGGCAACCTCGCGCCTATAAAGGTGGGCATGGGCGATTTCATGGAAGCGCTCAAGGAAGTGGAGCCGTCGGCCATAAGGGAGATCTTCGTCGAGATATCAGAGGTCACGTGGGACGACATCGGAGGACTAAAGGATATAAAGGACAAGCTCGTTGAGGCGGTGATATGGCCGATAATACATAAAGACCTTTTCGAAATAACGGAAACGAAAGCGCCCAAGGGGATACTCCTCTGCGGCCCTCCCGGGACGGGTAAGACGCTCCTCGCGAAAGCGCTCGCCAACCAGAGCGGGGCGAACTTCATTTCCGTGAAGGGGGCCGAGCTCCTGTCCAAGTACGTAGGGGAATCGGAGCAGGCCGTGAGGGACGTGTTCAAGAAGGCGAAACAGGTGGCCCCGTGCATCGTTTTCTTCGACGAGATAGACGCGCTGGCTCCCCCGAGGAGGGAGTCAGACGGGACACGCGTATCCGAGAGGGTAGTGAGCCAGCTCCTCACGGAGATGGACGGCGTCGAAGACCTGAGAGAGGTGCTCATACTTGCAGCAACGAACAGGATAGACATCGTCGACCCTGCGTTACTCCGCTCGGGCAGGTTCGATCTCATATTCAATATCCCTTATCCCGACGAGGACGAGCTCCACGAGATACTCAAGATCCACACTCGCGGGAAGCCGATAGCGAAGGAAGCCATGCTCAGGGAAATCGCCCGCAAGACCGCGGGGCTTTCGGGCGCCGATATAGAGCTACTTTGCCAAAGGGCATCGATCATCGCCATCAGGGAGCACCTGAGGAACAGGAAAAAGGCAATAAAGATAACGGAAGGGCACTTCGACGAGGCGCTTTCAGAGCTCAGGAGCAAGACCATAGCGAACGCAGATTCCAACAACATGCGCCCGGAAAAAGAGAGTGTCTGA
- a CDS encoding protein-disulfide reductase DsbD domain-containing protein: protein MIRLFLILLLMFAVISFVRTGVSANEQPQPVKARILAGVSAVAPGEPFDVAVLLEVEPHWHVYWKNPGDSGLPTSVEFALPPGFTASGLRWPVPSVFKGSGGLTDYGYEDSLLLSARVTPPRDLKPGSSVDIKAMVSWVSCRDICIPGRAELVLTLPVSKSAGRVNTELFTEWNARLPVNYSGRKPPFDIELETVSKGENEYSVVILLDPEDALAGVGLYPAPGSSFIVDGIAVGSGGGGKTSISFDVKALQPHGASQNQIETLVVYKDKSGSISGYEFPVTLSR from the coding sequence ATGATAAGACTATTTCTAATACTTTTACTGATGTTTGCTGTAATTTCATTCGTCCGGACCGGGGTATCCGCAAACGAGCAGCCACAGCCTGTAAAGGCCCGTATACTGGCCGGCGTCTCCGCGGTCGCGCCCGGAGAACCGTTCGACGTTGCGGTGCTGCTGGAGGTGGAGCCTCACTGGCACGTATATTGGAAGAACCCCGGGGATTCCGGTCTCCCCACGTCCGTCGAATTCGCGCTCCCTCCAGGCTTTACTGCGTCCGGGCTCAGATGGCCTGTGCCTTCGGTATTCAAAGGATCGGGAGGTCTCACCGATTACGGATACGAAGACTCGCTCCTGCTCTCGGCCCGCGTCACGCCGCCCCGCGATCTCAAGCCCGGCTCGTCAGTCGATATCAAAGCGATGGTCTCGTGGGTCAGCTGCAGGGATATATGCATACCCGGCAGGGCCGAGCTGGTGCTTACGCTCCCCGTTTCAAAGAGCGCAGGGCGGGTAAATACCGAATTGTTCACCGAGTGGAACGCCCGCTTGCCCGTGAATTATTCGGGCCGGAAACCGCCATTCGATATAGAGCTTGAAACGGTCTCTAAAGGTGAGAACGAGTACTCGGTCGTAATACTCCTCGATCCAGAAGACGCGCTCGCCGGTGTCGGGCTATACCCCGCGCCAGGCAGTTCGTTTATTGTAGACGGTATTGCCGTCGGGAGCGGCGGGGGCGGTAAAACATCGATCTCCTTCGACGTAAAAGCCCTTCAGCCGCACGGCGCATCGCAGAATCAGATCGAGACCCTCGTCGTTTATAAGGACAAGAGCGGCAGTATATCGGGGTATGAATTCCCCGTGACGCTGTCCCGATAA